In the Sarcophilus harrisii chromosome 1, mSarHar1.11, whole genome shotgun sequence genome, one interval contains:
- the LOC100917226 gene encoding hippocampus abundant transcript 1 protein isoform X4: protein MTGEKKKKKRLNRSVLLAKKIITKDGGARQGIGEPSVYHAVVVIFLEFFAWGLLTTPMLTVLHQTFPQHTFLMNGLIHGVKGLLSFLSAPLIGALSDVWGRKSFLLLTVFFTCAPIPLMKISPWWYFAVISMSGVFAVTFSVIFAYVADITQEHERSTAYGLVSATFAASLVTSPAIGAYLSRAYGDTLVVVLASGVALLDIGFILLAVPESLPEEMRPVSWGAPISWEQADPFASLRKVGQDSTVLLICITVFLSYLPEAGQYSSFFLYLRQVISFSSETVAAFIGVVGILSILAQTVVLGILMRSIGNKNTILLGLGFQILQLAWYGFGSQPWMMWAAGAVAAMSSITFPAISAMVSRNADPDQQGVVQGMITGIRGLCNGLGPALYGFVFYLFHVELNEMVAVESLEKAAKPNMANPSDEGPSWGI, encoded by the exons ATGActggggagaagaagaagaagaagcggCTCAACCGCAGCGTGCTGCTGGCCAAGAAGATCATCACCAAGGACGGAGGCGCC CGACAGGGGATTGGCGAGCCTAGTGTATACCATGCCGTGGTGGTGATCTTCCTGgagttttttgcctggggcctgcTCACAACCCCTATGTTAACG GTATTGCACCAGACATTCCCACAGCACACTTTCCTGATGAATGGCCTGATCCACGGAGTCAAG GGCCTGCTGTCTTTCCTCAGCGCCCCTCTCATTGGCGCCCTCTCAGATGTCTGGGGCAGAAAGTCATTCCTCCTCTTGACGGTGTTCTTCACCTGCGCACCCATCCCACTGATGAAGATCAGCCCCTG GTGGTACTTTGCAGTCATTTCCATGTCAGGCGTCTTCGCAGTCACCTTCTCCGTCATCTTTGCCTATGTAGCTGACATCACCCAGGAGCACGAGCGGAGCACAGCCTATGGCCTG GTCTCCGCTACCTTTGCTGCCAGTCTGGTGACAAGCCCAGCCATCGGTGCCTACCTGTCCCGCGCCTATGGGGACACACTGGTGGTAGTGCTGGCCTCAGGCGTGGCTCTGCTGGACATCGGCTTCATCTTGCTGGCTGTGCCCGAGTCCCTGCCCGAGGAGATGCGCCCAGTGTCCTGGGGGGCTCCCATCTCCTGGGAGCAGGCCGACCCCTTTGCT TCTCTTCGGAAAGTGGGCCAGGACTCGACCGTGCTTCTCATCTGTATCACTGTCTTCCTCTCCTACCTACCAGAAGCTGGCCAGTACTCCAGCTTCTTTCTCTACCTGCGCCAG GTAATTAGCTTTTCCTCAGAAACAGTGGCCGCCTTCATTGGTGTGGTGGGGATTCTCTCCATCCTGGCTCAG ACAGTGGTGCTGGGGATCCTGATGCGCTCCATAGGGAACAAGAACACGATCCTGCTTGGCCTGGGGTTCCAGATCCTACAGCTAGCCTGGTACGGCTTTGGCTCCCAGCCTTG GATGATGTGGGCCGCAGGTGCGGTGGCTGCCATGTCCAGCATCACCTTCCCCGCCATCAGCGCCATGGTGTCCCGGAATGCAGACCCTGACCAGCAAG GGGTCGTCCAAGGGATGATCACAGGCATCCGGGGGCTGTGCAACGGTCTGGGCCCGGCTCTGTATGGCTTCGTCTTCTATCTCTTTCACGTGGAGCTGAACGAGATGGTGGCGGTGGAGAGCCTGGAGAAGGCCGCCAAGCCCAACATGGCCAACCCTTCGGACGAG GGACCCAGCTGGGGGATTTGA
- the LOC100917226 gene encoding hippocampus abundant transcript 1 protein isoform X5: MTGEKKKKKRLNRSVLLAKKIITKDGGARQGIGEPSVYHAVVVIFLEFFAWGLLTTPMLTVLHQTFPQHTFLMNGLIHGVKGLLSFLSAPLIGALSDVWGRKSFLLLTVFFTCAPIPLMKISPWWYFAVISMSGVFAVTFSVIFAYVADITQEHERSTAYGLVSATFAASLVTSPAIGAYLSRAYGDTLVVVLASGVALLDIGFILLAVPESLPEEMRPVSWGAPISWEQADPFASLRKVGQDSTVLLICITVFLSYLPEAGQYSSFFLYLRQVISFSSETVAAFIGVVGILSILAQTVVLGILMRSIGNKNTILLGLGFQILQLAWYGFGSQPWMMWAAGAVAAMSSITFPAISAMVSRNADPDQQGVVQGMITGIRGLCNGLGPALYGFVFYLFHVELNEMVAVESLEKAAKPNMANPSDEEKR, from the exons ATGActggggagaagaagaagaagaagcggCTCAACCGCAGCGTGCTGCTGGCCAAGAAGATCATCACCAAGGACGGAGGCGCC CGACAGGGGATTGGCGAGCCTAGTGTATACCATGCCGTGGTGGTGATCTTCCTGgagttttttgcctggggcctgcTCACAACCCCTATGTTAACG GTATTGCACCAGACATTCCCACAGCACACTTTCCTGATGAATGGCCTGATCCACGGAGTCAAG GGCCTGCTGTCTTTCCTCAGCGCCCCTCTCATTGGCGCCCTCTCAGATGTCTGGGGCAGAAAGTCATTCCTCCTCTTGACGGTGTTCTTCACCTGCGCACCCATCCCACTGATGAAGATCAGCCCCTG GTGGTACTTTGCAGTCATTTCCATGTCAGGCGTCTTCGCAGTCACCTTCTCCGTCATCTTTGCCTATGTAGCTGACATCACCCAGGAGCACGAGCGGAGCACAGCCTATGGCCTG GTCTCCGCTACCTTTGCTGCCAGTCTGGTGACAAGCCCAGCCATCGGTGCCTACCTGTCCCGCGCCTATGGGGACACACTGGTGGTAGTGCTGGCCTCAGGCGTGGCTCTGCTGGACATCGGCTTCATCTTGCTGGCTGTGCCCGAGTCCCTGCCCGAGGAGATGCGCCCAGTGTCCTGGGGGGCTCCCATCTCCTGGGAGCAGGCCGACCCCTTTGCT TCTCTTCGGAAAGTGGGCCAGGACTCGACCGTGCTTCTCATCTGTATCACTGTCTTCCTCTCCTACCTACCAGAAGCTGGCCAGTACTCCAGCTTCTTTCTCTACCTGCGCCAG GTAATTAGCTTTTCCTCAGAAACAGTGGCCGCCTTCATTGGTGTGGTGGGGATTCTCTCCATCCTGGCTCAG ACAGTGGTGCTGGGGATCCTGATGCGCTCCATAGGGAACAAGAACACGATCCTGCTTGGCCTGGGGTTCCAGATCCTACAGCTAGCCTGGTACGGCTTTGGCTCCCAGCCTTG GATGATGTGGGCCGCAGGTGCGGTGGCTGCCATGTCCAGCATCACCTTCCCCGCCATCAGCGCCATGGTGTCCCGGAATGCAGACCCTGACCAGCAAG GGGTCGTCCAAGGGATGATCACAGGCATCCGGGGGCTGTGCAACGGTCTGGGCCCGGCTCTGTATGGCTTCGTCTTCTATCTCTTTCACGTGGAGCTGAACGAGATGGTGGCGGTGGAGAGCCTGGAGAAGGCCGCCAAGCCCAACATGGCCAACCCTTCGGACGAG gaGAAAAGATGA
- the LOC100917226 gene encoding hippocampus abundant transcript 1 protein isoform X2, which produces MTGEKKKKKRLNRSVLLAKKIITKDGGAGIGEPSVYHAVVVIFLEFFAWGLLTTPMLTVLHQTFPQHTFLMNGLIHGVKGLLSFLSAPLIGALSDVWGRKSFLLLTVFFTCAPIPLMKISPWWYFAVISMSGVFAVTFSVIFAYVADITQEHERSTAYGLVSATFAASLVTSPAIGAYLSRAYGDTLVVVLASGVALLDIGFILLAVPESLPEEMRPVSWGAPISWEQADPFASLRKVGQDSTVLLICITVFLSYLPEAGQYSSFFLYLRQVISFSSETVAAFIGVVGILSILAQTVVLGILMRSIGNKNTILLGLGFQILQLAWYGFGSQPWMMWAAGAVAAMSSITFPAISAMVSRNADPDQQGVVQGMITGIRGLCNGLGPALYGFVFYLFHVELNEMVAVESLEKAAKPNMANPSDERSIIPGPPFLFGACSVLLSLLVALFIPEHNHLTLRSGSHKKHSNGAQSHTHSPQAGGLDGKEPLLVDSSV; this is translated from the exons ATGActggggagaagaagaagaagaagcggCTCAACCGCAGCGTGCTGCTGGCCAAGAAGATCATCACCAAGGACGGAGGCGCC GGGATTGGCGAGCCTAGTGTATACCATGCCGTGGTGGTGATCTTCCTGgagttttttgcctggggcctgcTCACAACCCCTATGTTAACG GTATTGCACCAGACATTCCCACAGCACACTTTCCTGATGAATGGCCTGATCCACGGAGTCAAG GGCCTGCTGTCTTTCCTCAGCGCCCCTCTCATTGGCGCCCTCTCAGATGTCTGGGGCAGAAAGTCATTCCTCCTCTTGACGGTGTTCTTCACCTGCGCACCCATCCCACTGATGAAGATCAGCCCCTG GTGGTACTTTGCAGTCATTTCCATGTCAGGCGTCTTCGCAGTCACCTTCTCCGTCATCTTTGCCTATGTAGCTGACATCACCCAGGAGCACGAGCGGAGCACAGCCTATGGCCTG GTCTCCGCTACCTTTGCTGCCAGTCTGGTGACAAGCCCAGCCATCGGTGCCTACCTGTCCCGCGCCTATGGGGACACACTGGTGGTAGTGCTGGCCTCAGGCGTGGCTCTGCTGGACATCGGCTTCATCTTGCTGGCTGTGCCCGAGTCCCTGCCCGAGGAGATGCGCCCAGTGTCCTGGGGGGCTCCCATCTCCTGGGAGCAGGCCGACCCCTTTGCT TCTCTTCGGAAAGTGGGCCAGGACTCGACCGTGCTTCTCATCTGTATCACTGTCTTCCTCTCCTACCTACCAGAAGCTGGCCAGTACTCCAGCTTCTTTCTCTACCTGCGCCAG GTAATTAGCTTTTCCTCAGAAACAGTGGCCGCCTTCATTGGTGTGGTGGGGATTCTCTCCATCCTGGCTCAG ACAGTGGTGCTGGGGATCCTGATGCGCTCCATAGGGAACAAGAACACGATCCTGCTTGGCCTGGGGTTCCAGATCCTACAGCTAGCCTGGTACGGCTTTGGCTCCCAGCCTTG GATGATGTGGGCCGCAGGTGCGGTGGCTGCCATGTCCAGCATCACCTTCCCCGCCATCAGCGCCATGGTGTCCCGGAATGCAGACCCTGACCAGCAAG GGGTCGTCCAAGGGATGATCACAGGCATCCGGGGGCTGTGCAACGGTCTGGGCCCGGCTCTGTATGGCTTCGTCTTCTATCTCTTTCACGTGGAGCTGAACGAGATGGTGGCGGTGGAGAGCCTGGAGAAGGCCGCCAAGCCCAACATGGCCAACCCTTCGGACGAG CGGAGCATCATCCCCGGCCCCCCTTTCCTCTTTGGAGCGTGCTCAGTCCTGCTGTCCCTCCTAGTGGCCTTGTTCATCCCTGAGCACAATCATCTCACACTGCGGTCCGGCAGCCACAAGAAACACAGCAATGGTGCCCAGAGCCACACACACAGCCCCCAGGCGGGCGGCCTGGATGGCAAGGAGCCCCTCCTGGTGGACAGCAGTgtatga
- the LOC100917226 gene encoding hippocampus abundant transcript 1 protein isoform X1 → MTGEKKKKKRLNRSVLLAKKIITKDGGARQGIGEPSVYHAVVVIFLEFFAWGLLTTPMLTVLHQTFPQHTFLMNGLIHGVKGLLSFLSAPLIGALSDVWGRKSFLLLTVFFTCAPIPLMKISPWWYFAVISMSGVFAVTFSVIFAYVADITQEHERSTAYGLVSATFAASLVTSPAIGAYLSRAYGDTLVVVLASGVALLDIGFILLAVPESLPEEMRPVSWGAPISWEQADPFASLRKVGQDSTVLLICITVFLSYLPEAGQYSSFFLYLRQVISFSSETVAAFIGVVGILSILAQTVVLGILMRSIGNKNTILLGLGFQILQLAWYGFGSQPWMMWAAGAVAAMSSITFPAISAMVSRNADPDQQGVVQGMITGIRGLCNGLGPALYGFVFYLFHVELNEMVAVESLEKAAKPNMANPSDERSIIPGPPFLFGACSVLLSLLVALFIPEHNHLTLRSGSHKKHSNGAQSHTHSPQAGGLDGKEPLLVDSSV, encoded by the exons ATGActggggagaagaagaagaagaagcggCTCAACCGCAGCGTGCTGCTGGCCAAGAAGATCATCACCAAGGACGGAGGCGCC CGACAGGGGATTGGCGAGCCTAGTGTATACCATGCCGTGGTGGTGATCTTCCTGgagttttttgcctggggcctgcTCACAACCCCTATGTTAACG GTATTGCACCAGACATTCCCACAGCACACTTTCCTGATGAATGGCCTGATCCACGGAGTCAAG GGCCTGCTGTCTTTCCTCAGCGCCCCTCTCATTGGCGCCCTCTCAGATGTCTGGGGCAGAAAGTCATTCCTCCTCTTGACGGTGTTCTTCACCTGCGCACCCATCCCACTGATGAAGATCAGCCCCTG GTGGTACTTTGCAGTCATTTCCATGTCAGGCGTCTTCGCAGTCACCTTCTCCGTCATCTTTGCCTATGTAGCTGACATCACCCAGGAGCACGAGCGGAGCACAGCCTATGGCCTG GTCTCCGCTACCTTTGCTGCCAGTCTGGTGACAAGCCCAGCCATCGGTGCCTACCTGTCCCGCGCCTATGGGGACACACTGGTGGTAGTGCTGGCCTCAGGCGTGGCTCTGCTGGACATCGGCTTCATCTTGCTGGCTGTGCCCGAGTCCCTGCCCGAGGAGATGCGCCCAGTGTCCTGGGGGGCTCCCATCTCCTGGGAGCAGGCCGACCCCTTTGCT TCTCTTCGGAAAGTGGGCCAGGACTCGACCGTGCTTCTCATCTGTATCACTGTCTTCCTCTCCTACCTACCAGAAGCTGGCCAGTACTCCAGCTTCTTTCTCTACCTGCGCCAG GTAATTAGCTTTTCCTCAGAAACAGTGGCCGCCTTCATTGGTGTGGTGGGGATTCTCTCCATCCTGGCTCAG ACAGTGGTGCTGGGGATCCTGATGCGCTCCATAGGGAACAAGAACACGATCCTGCTTGGCCTGGGGTTCCAGATCCTACAGCTAGCCTGGTACGGCTTTGGCTCCCAGCCTTG GATGATGTGGGCCGCAGGTGCGGTGGCTGCCATGTCCAGCATCACCTTCCCCGCCATCAGCGCCATGGTGTCCCGGAATGCAGACCCTGACCAGCAAG GGGTCGTCCAAGGGATGATCACAGGCATCCGGGGGCTGTGCAACGGTCTGGGCCCGGCTCTGTATGGCTTCGTCTTCTATCTCTTTCACGTGGAGCTGAACGAGATGGTGGCGGTGGAGAGCCTGGAGAAGGCCGCCAAGCCCAACATGGCCAACCCTTCGGACGAG CGGAGCATCATCCCCGGCCCCCCTTTCCTCTTTGGAGCGTGCTCAGTCCTGCTGTCCCTCCTAGTGGCCTTGTTCATCCCTGAGCACAATCATCTCACACTGCGGTCCGGCAGCCACAAGAAACACAGCAATGGTGCCCAGAGCCACACACACAGCCCCCAGGCGGGCGGCCTGGATGGCAAGGAGCCCCTCCTGGTGGACAGCAGTgtatga
- the LOC100917226 gene encoding hippocampus abundant transcript 1 protein isoform X3 gives MLTVLHQTFPQHTFLMNGLIHGVKGLLSFLSAPLIGALSDVWGRKSFLLLTVFFTCAPIPLMKISPWWYFAVISMSGVFAVTFSVIFAYVADITQEHERSTAYGLVSATFAASLVTSPAIGAYLSRAYGDTLVVVLASGVALLDIGFILLAVPESLPEEMRPVSWGAPISWEQADPFASLRKVGQDSTVLLICITVFLSYLPEAGQYSSFFLYLRQVISFSSETVAAFIGVVGILSILAQTVVLGILMRSIGNKNTILLGLGFQILQLAWYGFGSQPWMMWAAGAVAAMSSITFPAISAMVSRNADPDQQGVVQGMITGIRGLCNGLGPALYGFVFYLFHVELNEMVAVESLEKAAKPNMANPSDERSIIPGPPFLFGACSVLLSLLVALFIPEHNHLTLRSGSHKKHSNGAQSHTHSPQAGGLDGKEPLLVDSSV, from the exons ATGTTAACG GTATTGCACCAGACATTCCCACAGCACACTTTCCTGATGAATGGCCTGATCCACGGAGTCAAG GGCCTGCTGTCTTTCCTCAGCGCCCCTCTCATTGGCGCCCTCTCAGATGTCTGGGGCAGAAAGTCATTCCTCCTCTTGACGGTGTTCTTCACCTGCGCACCCATCCCACTGATGAAGATCAGCCCCTG GTGGTACTTTGCAGTCATTTCCATGTCAGGCGTCTTCGCAGTCACCTTCTCCGTCATCTTTGCCTATGTAGCTGACATCACCCAGGAGCACGAGCGGAGCACAGCCTATGGCCTG GTCTCCGCTACCTTTGCTGCCAGTCTGGTGACAAGCCCAGCCATCGGTGCCTACCTGTCCCGCGCCTATGGGGACACACTGGTGGTAGTGCTGGCCTCAGGCGTGGCTCTGCTGGACATCGGCTTCATCTTGCTGGCTGTGCCCGAGTCCCTGCCCGAGGAGATGCGCCCAGTGTCCTGGGGGGCTCCCATCTCCTGGGAGCAGGCCGACCCCTTTGCT TCTCTTCGGAAAGTGGGCCAGGACTCGACCGTGCTTCTCATCTGTATCACTGTCTTCCTCTCCTACCTACCAGAAGCTGGCCAGTACTCCAGCTTCTTTCTCTACCTGCGCCAG GTAATTAGCTTTTCCTCAGAAACAGTGGCCGCCTTCATTGGTGTGGTGGGGATTCTCTCCATCCTGGCTCAG ACAGTGGTGCTGGGGATCCTGATGCGCTCCATAGGGAACAAGAACACGATCCTGCTTGGCCTGGGGTTCCAGATCCTACAGCTAGCCTGGTACGGCTTTGGCTCCCAGCCTTG GATGATGTGGGCCGCAGGTGCGGTGGCTGCCATGTCCAGCATCACCTTCCCCGCCATCAGCGCCATGGTGTCCCGGAATGCAGACCCTGACCAGCAAG GGGTCGTCCAAGGGATGATCACAGGCATCCGGGGGCTGTGCAACGGTCTGGGCCCGGCTCTGTATGGCTTCGTCTTCTATCTCTTTCACGTGGAGCTGAACGAGATGGTGGCGGTGGAGAGCCTGGAGAAGGCCGCCAAGCCCAACATGGCCAACCCTTCGGACGAG CGGAGCATCATCCCCGGCCCCCCTTTCCTCTTTGGAGCGTGCTCAGTCCTGCTGTCCCTCCTAGTGGCCTTGTTCATCCCTGAGCACAATCATCTCACACTGCGGTCCGGCAGCCACAAGAAACACAGCAATGGTGCCCAGAGCCACACACACAGCCCCCAGGCGGGCGGCCTGGATGGCAAGGAGCCCCTCCTGGTGGACAGCAGTgtatga
- the MADCAM1 gene encoding mucosal addressin cell adhesion molecule 1 codes for MNEAALPVPLTLLVLLLFLLLQGQSSWGAPREGENPLRITPAWPVVPAGGSIKLNCSLTCSKEATVQWKGLDTSLGHVSSVPGLSVLTIPEATLSMAGRKVCISTCQDTTYQDSVELLVYAFPDKVEVSPSILVPGQGATLVCSAREVSPYDKLNFTWYRGDEKLEGLWALDDDLGPEQEAETGEELEVFWVTKRWVLPAELVTLGPEFRCLVEMDLGHQALSHSRAIAVTSRMTSPAPSTLLPTTTTVGPAPPSSVASTVQGYSSGPPDPTASSLTRGPGSSLPLTSNPSSGDPCLPKIFLSPVPGAGGGTLELTCQACEPGTSVHWIRAPGRLADYQGEEAGARATLILHPGPRNWGMYQCQVEPGSQKTSCYLDKELLPEMDGGNSSAALWTGGGLLGLILVAFVAYRLWRWLRAQGTPEAARP; via the exons ATGAATGAAGCAGCCCTCCCTGTCCCCCTCACCCTGCtagtcctcctcctcttcctcctcctccaaggCCAGAGCAGCTGGG GGGCGCCGAGGGAAGGCGAGAACCCCCTGCGGATCACGCCCGCGTGGCCCGTGGTCCCGGCCGGAGGCTCCATCAAGCTGAACTGCTCTCTGACCTGCTCCAAGGAGGCGACCGTGCAGTGGAAGGGGCTGGACACCAGCCTGGGCCACGTCTCCTCCGTGCCGGGTCTCAGCGTCCTGACCATCCCCGAGGCCACACTCTCCATGGCGGGGAGGAAGGTGTGCATCAGCACCTGCCAGGACACCACCTACCAGGACTCGGTGGAGCTGCTGGTGTACG CCTTTCCCGACAAAGTGGAAGTGTCCCCGAGCATCCTGGTCCCTGGGCAAGGGGCCACCCTGGTCTGCTCGGCCCGAGAGGTCTCCCCTTACGACAAGCTGAACTTCACATGGTATCGGGGCGATGAGAAGCTGGAGGGCCTGTGGGCCCTGGACGACGACCTGGGGCCTGAGCAGGAAGCGGAGACCGGGGAGGAGCTGGAGGTGTTCTGGGTCACAAAACGCTGGGTCCTGCCCGCAGAGCTGGTGACCCTCGGACCCGAGTTCCGCTGCCTGGTAGAGATGGATCTGGGGCATCAGGCTCTCAGCCACAGCCGGGCCATAGCTG tTACTTCCAGGATGACATCCCCAGCACCCAGCACCCTTCTGCCAACCACCACCACTGTGGGGCCGGCTCCGCCCTCCTCAGTTGCCTCTACGGTACAAGGTTATAGCTCTGGGCCCCCTGACCCCACAGCTTCCTCCCTGACGCGGGGCCCCGGGTCTTCACTGCCCCTCACTTCAAACCCCAGCTCCGGCGATCCTTGCCTCCCCAAAATATTCCTGTCCCCGGTGCCAGGGGCCGGTGGGGGGACCTTGGAGCTGACGTGCCAGGCGTGTGAACCTGGGACGTCTGTGCACTGGATTCGGGCTCCGGGAAGGCTGGCAGACTACCAGGGAGAGGAGGCAGGGGCCCGGGCTACCCTAATCCTGCATCCAGGGCCCCGGAACTGGGGCATGTACCAGTGCCAAGTGGAACCTGGGAGCCAAAAGACTAGTTGTTACCTAGACAAGGAGCTCT TGCCCGAGATGGATGGCGGGAACAGCTCAGCGGCCCTCTGGACAGGCGGCGGCCTGCTGGGCTTGATCCTTGTGGCCTTTGTGGCTTACCGCCTGTGGAGGTGGCTCAGGGCCCAGGGCACCCCAGAGGCCGCCCGGCCCTGA
- the TPGS1 gene encoding tubulin polyglutamylase complex subunit 1 yields MGDDDAASSQHGWSTVSCTAPCQDGGTSGSGRPAGKMAEKRRPTAPVAGTSEARRASPARGLATESEEEFLRQAGVTAMLRAALLKVLEARPDEPLPFLAHYFDNLGLRSPANGGAGEPPGLLLLQQQRIGRALWHLRLAHHSQRTAFNNNVSVAYECLSASGRKKRPGLDGRTYSELLKRICRDGEAPEEIVSPLLRKIQCRDHEAVPFDIFRYGMLTCFVLLEFVSRADALYEVLDDSGQADRRVCQAVLDTLEGALLAGDFEAPSRYLEAGSQLGPDCLALAMDRALLARKPNSSMLRDEFLEKAATLFIAKVRPVG; encoded by the exons ATGGGCGACGATGATGCTGCCAGCAGCCAACATGGCTGGAGCACCGTTTCCTGCACCGCCCCGTGCCAAGATGGTGGTACTTCCGGTTCTGGGCGGCCCGCAGGGAAGATGGCGGAGAAGCGGCGGCCCACGGCGCCGGTGGCTGGGACTTCGGAGGCTCGGCGGGCGAGCCCGGCACGGGGCCTGGCTACCGAAAGCGAGGAGGAGTTCCTGCGGCAGGCCGGGGTGACGGCTATGCTTCGCGCGGCGCTGCTCAAGGTGCTGGAAGCGCGACCCGATGAGCCGCTCCCCTTCCTGGCGCACTACTTCGACAACCTGGGCCTGCGCTCGCCCGCCAACGGCGGCGCCGGGGAGCCTCCGGGCCTGCTTCTCCTGCAGCAGCAGCGCATCGGCCGCGCCTTGTGGCACCTACGCCTGGCTCACCACTCCCAGAG GACGGCCTTCAACAACAACGTCAGCGTGGCCTACGAGTGCCTGAGTGCCAGCGGCCGGAAGAAGAGGCCGGGCCTGGATGGGCGCACCTACAGTGAGCTGCTGAAGCGCATCTGCAGAGACGGGGAGGCCCCTGAGGAGATCGTGTCCCCCCTCCTGCGAAAGATCCAGTGCCGGGACCACGAGGCCGTCCCCTTTGACATCTTCCGCTACGGCATGCTCACCTGCTTTGTGCTTCTGGAGTTCGTGTCTCGGGCAGATGCGCTCTACGAGGTCCTGGATGACTCGGGACAGGCTGACCGCCGAGTGTGCCAGGCGGTGCTAGACACCCTGGAGGGGGCCCTGTTGGCAGGGGACTTTGAAGCTCCCAGCCGCTACCTGGAGGCCGGCTCTCAGCTGGGCCCCGACTGCCTCGCCCTGGCCATGGACCGGGCCCTGCTGGCCCGCAAGCCCAACTCGTCCATGCTGAGG